The following coding sequences lie in one Desulforegula conservatrix Mb1Pa genomic window:
- a CDS encoding transposase, with the protein ELAGFQHEPHVTGGGKAAVEHPSFKWVNIILGNLKNALKGTYHAINRKHVPRYLAEFQYRFNRRYDLPSMIHRLIYVALRTPPMPSTMLSMAEAEW; encoded by the coding sequence GAGCTCGCTGGTTTCCAGCACGAACCCCATGTTACTGGAGGTGGTAAAGCAGCTGTAGAGCATCCATCCTTCAAATGGGTCAATATAATACTTGGTAACTTAAAAAATGCGCTCAAAGGTACTTATCATGCAATTAATCGCAAGCATGTTCCGCGGTACCTGGCAGAATTTCAGTACAGATTCAATCGCCGATATGATCTGCCGTCCATGATTCACAGACTGATTTATGTTGCTCTTAGGACTCCACCCATGCCATCAACCATGCTTTCTATGGCTGAAGCAGAGTGGTAA
- a CDS encoding M20/M25/M40 family metallo-hydrolase — protein sequence MMINAERLCRVFEELVVIDSPSMEEGAVCLRLQTIFSELGAQVYVDETREKTGSQTGNLIAFFMGDVDAEPIMLSGHMDTVEPGRGINPVLRDGVYVSAGETILGADDKSAIAIIIEVMRTVREKNLKICPVEVVLTTCEEKGLLGAKALDISKLRSRFGLILDSTDVEGIVTKAPAANRFTFRIYGKAAHAGAQPEKGLSAIQVASSAISAIKLGRIDDETTCNIGIFHAGTATNIIPDLALIEGEVRSHNLARLEEVTLEIVSAFERSVKTARDSSPDPDFPFFEKELIRDFPNTDIKHDHRVVKLVQKAAYNQNRSMDTVTVGGGSDANIFFEKGIAAGVIGTGMKDLHTTSENVSISDMVSAAELIIEVLKIHSSGEPLY from the coding sequence ATGATGATAAATGCAGAAAGATTGTGCAGGGTCTTTGAAGAACTTGTTGTTATCGACAGCCCTTCAATGGAAGAGGGAGCTGTCTGTTTAAGGCTTCAGACCATTTTTTCAGAACTTGGCGCCCAGGTGTACGTCGATGAGACAAGAGAAAAAACCGGCAGCCAGACAGGTAATCTCATAGCTTTTTTCATGGGAGATGTTGATGCTGAACCAATTATGCTTAGCGGCCATATGGATACAGTTGAGCCGGGCAGGGGGATAAATCCGGTTTTAAGGGATGGTGTTTATGTAAGCGCCGGAGAAACAATCCTTGGAGCTGATGATAAGAGTGCTATTGCTATTATTATTGAAGTTATGAGGACTGTCAGGGAGAAAAATCTTAAGATTTGTCCGGTGGAAGTTGTTTTGACCACCTGTGAGGAAAAAGGACTCCTTGGGGCTAAGGCACTTGATATTTCAAAGCTCAGAAGCAGGTTCGGCTTAATTCTGGACTCGACTGATGTTGAAGGAATCGTGACAAAGGCCCCGGCCGCGAACCGTTTTACATTCAGGATATATGGCAAGGCGGCACATGCTGGCGCCCAGCCTGAAAAAGGGTTAAGTGCGATCCAGGTCGCCTCTTCTGCTATTTCTGCAATTAAGCTTGGAAGAATTGATGATGAAACAACATGTAACATCGGTATTTTTCATGCTGGAACCGCCACCAATATTATTCCTGACCTAGCATTGATTGAAGGTGAGGTCAGAAGCCACAATCTCGCAAGGCTTGAAGAAGTGACTCTTGAAATAGTTAGTGCATTTGAAAGATCTGTTAAGACAGCAAGAGATTCATCTCCTGATCCGGATTTTCCGTTTTTTGAGAAAGAATTGATAAGAGATTTCCCTAATACAGATATCAAACATGATCATCGTGTCGTAAAACTGGTTCAGAAGGCTGCGTATAATCAGAATAGAAGTATGGATACTGTCACTGTTGGAGGCGGATCTGATGCCAATATTTTTTTTGAAAAGGGTATAGCAGCAGGAGTCATAGGTACAGGCATGAAGGATCTGCACACCACCTCAGAAAATGTTAGTATATCTGACATGGTCTCGGCCGCAGAATTAATTATTGAGGTGTTGAAAATACATTCATCAGGTGAGCCCTTGTATTGA
- a CDS encoding PxxKW family cysteine-rich protein: protein MICTTVRQNEECMFMTKNGCSYKDGSCLSVIDKCEGCAKISEYPTGRFCSVSPDPESKWKIGSCNMGTHIVTESTDKGQGKKVNPLKASKRGGK from the coding sequence ATGATTTGCACTACCGTAAGACAAAATGAAGAATGCATGTTTATGACAAAAAACGGCTGTTCCTATAAAGATGGTTCATGCCTCTCTGTTATAGATAAATGTGAAGGATGCGCTAAAATTTCAGAATATCCGACCGGAAGATTCTGCTCTGTAAGTCCTGATCCTGAAAGTAAATGGAAAATAGGATCATGCAATATGGGTACACATATTGTAACAGAAAGCACTGATAAGGGCCAGGGCAAGAAAGTCAACCCTCTCAAGGCTTCAAAGCGCGGCGGGAAATAA
- a CDS encoding hybrid sensor histidine kinase/response regulator, with protein MNNHSIYNKEILVVEDDPGIADLMLESLSTMGLNVTHIDCGTAAIERIKSNYPTLMILDYSLPDMTAGDLVDEIHKQFDDVPPFIVTTGAGDEKIAVEMMKKNARDYIIKDYLFFDMLPAVTTRVLKEIENENTLIEMRVEIKERENLLKTVFEAATGIAFIISDLTDSSHNIIDLSLGAEIIFGYSRSEMIGMPVSKLYSHQECKSGKNLIYEKLYSNNQGKERKIEISMARKSGENVPCLLTSYPLYDHSGEVYARLDVVIDIIEKKKEEADRQKLEIRIQNMQKLESLGVLAGGIAHDFNNLLMAIIGHAGLAMAKLPADSHIMKNLLEIEKASLRAGELCNQMLAYAGKGKMVAHALNLSNTVSDMAMMIDAAVSKKIRVIHDLNESSAIIDADSSQIKQIIMNLVVNSSEAIGDSPGLICIEVGTVELAIMDLEDIWLGDTIAPGEYVYLKINDNGCGMDEDTKKRIFDPFFSTKFAGRGLGLAALLGIVKAHNGGIKLISEVNKGTTVIIYFPKYIDITDDKGNSRQAHLLHKAGKGMVLLVDDDENVLAVAKEMLETIGFRVITACDGREAIDLFSNFKDEIQCILLDHAMPKMDGAEAFERIKNIKKDAVVVLSSGYSEYELEAKFKNTGYSGFIQKPYRLSDLASRILKITAKNGASI; from the coding sequence ATGAACAATCATTCTATTTACAATAAAGAAATACTGGTTGTTGAAGATGACCCAGGGATAGCGGATCTCATGCTTGAATCATTATCAACGATGGGATTGAATGTAACCCACATTGACTGCGGAACAGCGGCTATAGAAAGAATAAAGTCCAACTATCCGACCCTGATGATACTTGATTATTCACTTCCTGACATGACAGCCGGAGACCTCGTCGATGAAATCCATAAACAATTTGATGATGTACCTCCGTTCATAGTTACTACCGGAGCTGGAGATGAAAAAATTGCTGTTGAAATGATGAAAAAAAACGCGAGGGATTACATCATAAAGGATTATTTGTTTTTTGATATGCTTCCTGCCGTAACAACGAGGGTTCTGAAGGAGATAGAGAATGAAAATACTCTTATAGAAATGAGGGTTGAAATCAAGGAAAGGGAAAATCTCCTTAAAACTGTTTTTGAAGCAGCAACCGGAATTGCCTTTATCATTAGTGATTTAACAGACTCTTCTCATAATATAATAGACCTCAGCCTTGGGGCAGAAATCATTTTTGGTTATAGCAGATCAGAAATGATAGGTATGCCTGTCTCAAAATTATACAGTCATCAGGAATGCAAATCCGGCAAAAATTTGATTTACGAAAAGCTGTATTCGAACAACCAGGGGAAAGAACGCAAAATTGAAATCTCAATGGCCAGAAAATCAGGAGAAAACGTCCCGTGTCTTCTGACAAGCTATCCCTTATATGACCACTCCGGGGAGGTCTATGCAAGACTTGATGTTGTAATAGACATAATTGAAAAGAAAAAGGAGGAAGCTGACAGACAAAAGCTTGAGATAAGAATCCAGAACATGCAAAAGCTTGAAAGCTTAGGCGTCCTAGCCGGAGGGATAGCGCATGATTTCAATAATCTTCTGATGGCAATCATTGGTCATGCAGGACTTGCAATGGCAAAGCTGCCAGCAGATTCTCATATTATGAAAAATCTCCTTGAAATTGAAAAAGCTTCGTTGCGGGCAGGTGAGCTATGTAATCAGATGCTTGCTTACGCCGGTAAGGGCAAGATGGTTGCTCATGCCTTAAATCTTAGCAACACTGTAAGTGATATGGCAATGATGATAGATGCAGCTGTTTCAAAAAAAATAAGGGTTATTCACGATTTAAACGAGAGCAGCGCCATAATTGACGCTGATTCAAGTCAAATTAAACAGATTATCATGAATCTGGTGGTAAATTCATCCGAGGCGATTGGCGACTCACCAGGACTGATATGCATAGAAGTTGGAACCGTAGAACTGGCAATCATGGATCTTGAGGATATTTGGCTTGGAGACACGATCGCTCCGGGAGAATATGTATATCTCAAGATTAATGACAATGGCTGCGGCATGGATGAAGATACGAAAAAACGAATCTTTGATCCTTTTTTTTCAACAAAATTTGCAGGGCGGGGACTGGGGCTGGCTGCTTTATTAGGAATTGTGAAGGCTCACAATGGGGGAATAAAATTAATAAGCGAAGTTAATAAAGGGACGACTGTTATAATATATTTCCCCAAATACATTGACATAACAGATGATAAGGGCAACTCAAGGCAGGCTCATCTGCTCCATAAAGCCGGAAAAGGTATGGTTCTACTTGTGGATGATGACGAAAACGTTCTGGCTGTCGCCAAAGAAATGCTTGAAACAATAGGCTTCAGAGTAATTACAGCCTGTGATGGCCGAGAGGCAATAGATTTGTTTAGTAATTTCAAGGATGAAATCCAATGTATTCTGCTGGATCACGCAATGCCGAAGATGGACGGTGCAGAAGCTTTTGAAAGAATTAAAAATATTAAAAAAGATGCCGTGGTTGTTCTTTCAAGCGGGTATTCGGAATACGAACTTGAAGCAAAATTCAAAAACACCGGCTACTCAGGTTTTATCCAGAAACCTTACAGGCTTTCAGATCTTGCCAGCAGAATTTTGAAGATCACCGCAAAAAACGGTGCAAGCATTTAA
- a CDS encoding response regulator, whose amino-acid sequence MSDSDYKNEVTILIAEDDDGHAELINEHLVDAGVMNRQIRFKDGKEVWDFISGENQNEKMDKNKPFLLLLDIRMPRLDGIEVLKRIKSDQNLKKIPVIMLTTTDDPVEIEECYRLGCNFYITKPVDFIKFSEILRRLGLFIMVIEVAGINNGGETQ is encoded by the coding sequence ATGTCCGATTCTGATTATAAAAACGAAGTGACTATTCTCATTGCAGAAGATGACGATGGACATGCGGAGCTAATTAATGAACATCTGGTTGATGCTGGTGTAATGAACAGGCAAATCAGATTCAAAGACGGCAAGGAAGTCTGGGATTTTATTTCGGGTGAAAATCAGAACGAAAAAATGGATAAAAACAAGCCTTTCCTTCTTCTTCTTGATATCAGAATGCCAAGGCTGGACGGGATCGAAGTGCTTAAACGAATCAAGTCTGACCAGAATTTAAAAAAAATTCCGGTAATAATGCTGACAACCACTGACGATCCAGTCGAAATAGAAGAATGTTACAGACTAGGCTGTAATTTCTATATTACCAAACCAGTCGATTTTATAAAATTTTCCGAAATCTTAAGACGGCTTGGATTGTTTATCATGGTTATAGAAGTGGCTGGAATAAATAACGGCGGGGAAACCCAATGA
- a CDS encoding HU family DNA-binding protein codes for MNKGDLVNEVAKVLSTKKDAQAAVDAVLQAITSALTSGDAVTLVGFGTFKTVERQARKGRNPQTGAEMEIAGKKVPKFIAGKNLKDAIGG; via the coding sequence ATGAATAAAGGGGACCTTGTTAATGAAGTTGCCAAAGTTCTTAGTACAAAAAAAGATGCCCAGGCTGCAGTTGATGCGGTTCTTCAGGCTATCACATCGGCGCTTACAAGTGGCGATGCTGTTACCCTGGTAGGCTTTGGCACTTTCAAAACGGTTGAGCGTCAGGCGAGAAAAGGCAGAAACCCGCAGACAGGAGCAGAAATGGAAATTGCAGGGAAAAAAGTCCCTAAGTTTATTGCAGGCAAAAATCTTAAAGACGCAATTGGCGGATAG
- a CDS encoding PAS domain S-box protein, with amino-acid sequence MTAGIIWSAVLIFLYQDFKKDSLDDYSHLFLNSAWIAENLIDYEISKINDAIGSSKRFFESSESVTKEEFMKFIGPMITENQNIISASWIPEIDIRNKELFERKALEYGLNDFILSEISSTGEYAPAKIRQKYYPVFYSEGLTPNQGKVGLDLGSRADLAKLIEKAISSGQTSSGSIFRMNEPQKIHGENGLNIFSPVYKTNKNSDENLSAKGLLYFIIKIEDIIKSAKIHADQEGLLFSFTEIDPQNDADNNSKSAHGTYSKRSYQSSSFYNSGELTHTHEVIFADKKYIFTFSSTSANVSSHMQKKFLLISLLGITGFLLFFFYIKSVLSGMHKKDEFEYRKAAENLRAKSLIRSIIDSIPQGICWKDVELTYLGCNYSFAVSANLESPDEILLMKNSEIELLFDISDSEQIEKNILLTGKPVLHEKVETCLPNGDSKWIDICRIPIIAEDNSITGILCIYDDITNAKTAEKELSRTRLLLEAAFDQNPAGMILITSGDNRVKLTNKSAFRFLGFNDEDAVDSLKKHDYVIELNKMLKTYDRNGSQLDTDDGTPLFRALHGEKIINEERRVIKKNGEVAWCIINGTPIYDEKGKVVAALVVFPDITSRKEMEDRLKINEEKYRALFEQSGMGVFLYNHQFEIIDCNEQFALTIGAPKERMIGLALRKLKDQRVMPVLEKAMLGEKAYYEGDYVTTTSGLCIRVSFVALPIMNSINEIAFGCAVVENITEKWLIQKALLEKNEELDKFFSNSLDLLCIAGFDGHFKRLNPQWTITLGYSMEHLIGKSFWDFVHPEDIVSTKEAVSKLVTSKKVVDFVNRYRCSDGSYKWIEWRSYPSGNTIYAAARDITARKNTEDEIRMREELFRTLSEMAPVGIFLANEIGEIILTNRKWIEITGVTAEETLGNGWIRYVYHDDAALINSVLDNSIRSICDTETVFRFVRPDGKMKNIMIKATPIIKEDGFLNGFVGTIEDITERKKNESEREHLLYEISQKNTELEGIVYAASHDLRAPLVNIQGFSIRIEKLTDELSRLIKIESDKEKCIEIIESKIPNATNYIKISASKMDTLIKGLLQVARIGRRPLISETIDMNVMIENILQTMAFQIQESGAKITCHKLPECKGDISQLNQAFSNIIDNALKYQNPEKKLEIIISGFRKEDKNIYTVEDTGIGISEGQKDKIWTMFYRLSPSGPVSGEGLGLTVVKKIIEMHGGKVWAEPGKDGSIFFIELKGAY; translated from the coding sequence ATGACAGCAGGTATTATTTGGAGCGCAGTTTTAATTTTTTTATACCAGGATTTCAAAAAAGATTCCCTCGATGATTATTCCCATCTGTTTTTAAATAGTGCATGGATTGCTGAAAACTTGATTGATTATGAAATATCAAAAATAAATGATGCAATAGGATCGTCAAAAAGGTTTTTTGAGTCTTCTGAGTCCGTAACAAAAGAAGAATTTATGAAGTTCATTGGTCCTATGATAACGGAAAATCAGAATATCATTTCAGCCTCTTGGATCCCTGAAATAGATATTAGGAATAAAGAACTTTTTGAAAGAAAAGCCCTGGAATATGGCCTCAATGATTTTATTTTAAGTGAGATTAGCTCAACAGGAGAATATGCTCCTGCCAAAATAAGACAAAAATACTATCCCGTTTTTTACTCAGAAGGCCTTACCCCGAATCAGGGCAAGGTTGGTTTGGATCTTGGAAGCAGAGCAGATCTCGCAAAATTGATTGAAAAGGCAATATCGTCCGGGCAAACATCCTCCGGCAGCATTTTCAGGATGAATGAACCTCAAAAAATTCATGGTGAAAACGGCTTAAATATTTTCTCTCCTGTCTATAAAACAAACAAAAACTCTGATGAAAACCTGTCCGCAAAAGGTCTTCTGTATTTTATTATAAAAATAGAAGATATTATAAAATCGGCTAAAATCCACGCAGACCAGGAAGGACTTTTATTTTCGTTCACTGAGATTGATCCCCAAAATGATGCCGATAATAATTCAAAATCAGCTCATGGGACATACTCTAAAAGATCTTATCAATCCTCTTCATTTTACAATTCAGGTGAACTGACCCATACCCACGAAGTTATCTTTGCTGATAAAAAGTATATTTTTACTTTTTCATCGACCTCGGCAAATGTTTCATCTCATATGCAGAAGAAGTTTTTGCTGATCAGTCTTCTTGGAATTACAGGATTTTTATTGTTCTTTTTTTACATAAAAAGTGTTCTTTCAGGAATGCACAAAAAAGATGAATTCGAATATCGGAAAGCTGCTGAAAATTTACGGGCAAAAAGTCTTATCAGGTCAATAATCGACTCTATTCCCCAGGGCATATGCTGGAAAGATGTGGAACTGACTTATCTTGGCTGCAATTATTCGTTTGCAGTCTCAGCTAATTTAGAATCTCCTGATGAAATTCTCCTGATGAAAAATTCAGAAATAGAACTCTTGTTTGATATATCAGACTCTGAACAGATCGAAAAAAATATACTCCTGACCGGTAAGCCTGTCCTGCATGAAAAAGTTGAAACCTGTCTGCCCAATGGTGATTCAAAATGGATTGATATATGCAGGATCCCAATAATAGCCGAAGACAATTCCATTACCGGAATTCTTTGTATATATGATGACATAACAAATGCAAAAACAGCAGAGAAAGAGTTGTCTCGAACCAGATTGCTATTGGAAGCTGCTTTTGATCAGAACCCGGCAGGTATGATTCTTATCACTTCAGGGGATAACAGGGTTAAACTTACAAATAAATCGGCTTTCAGATTTTTAGGTTTTAATGACGAAGACGCTGTGGATTCTTTAAAGAAGCATGATTATGTCATAGAATTAAACAAAATGCTGAAAACATATGACCGGAATGGCAGCCAGTTAGACACTGATGATGGCACTCCTTTGTTCAGGGCTTTGCATGGTGAAAAGATAATCAATGAGGAGCGCAGGGTAATAAAGAAAAATGGAGAGGTTGCATGGTGCATTATTAACGGGACTCCAATATACGACGAAAAAGGCAAAGTCGTTGCCGCGCTTGTTGTTTTTCCTGATATTACATCAAGAAAGGAAATGGAGGACAGACTAAAAATCAATGAAGAAAAATACAGGGCTCTTTTTGAACAATCAGGTATGGGTGTTTTTCTTTATAATCACCAATTTGAGATTATTGACTGCAATGAACAGTTCGCACTCACCATAGGCGCACCAAAAGAAAGAATGATAGGGTTGGCATTAAGAAAACTCAAAGACCAAAGAGTGATGCCTGTACTTGAAAAAGCCATGCTCGGAGAAAAAGCTTATTATGAAGGTGATTATGTCACCACAACCAGCGGTTTATGTATCAGGGTTTCATTTGTAGCTCTTCCGATAATGAATTCAATAAACGAAATAGCTTTTGGTTGCGCAGTTGTTGAAAATATCACTGAAAAATGGCTGATCCAAAAAGCGCTGCTTGAGAAAAATGAAGAATTGGACAAGTTCTTTTCAAATAGCCTGGATCTCCTTTGCATAGCAGGATTTGACGGCCATTTTAAGAGGCTTAACCCTCAGTGGACTATTACCCTCGGATATTCGATGGAACACCTGATCGGAAAATCATTCTGGGATTTTGTTCATCCTGAAGATATCGTGAGCACCAAAGAAGCAGTTTCAAAGCTTGTCACATCAAAAAAAGTCGTTGATTTTGTAAACAGATACAGATGTAGTGACGGATCATATAAGTGGATAGAATGGAGATCCTATCCCTCGGGAAATACAATATATGCAGCGGCCAGAGATATTACGGCAAGAAAAAATACTGAAGATGAAATCCGCATGAGGGAGGAGCTTTTCAGGACTCTAAGTGAAATGGCCCCTGTTGGGATTTTTCTGGCCAATGAAATTGGCGAAATTATTCTCACGAACAGAAAATGGATTGAAATTACAGGTGTCACAGCAGAAGAAACACTTGGAAATGGGTGGATAAGGTATGTCTATCATGACGATGCTGCCCTGATTAATAGTGTTCTGGATAATTCGATCCGCTCGATATGTGATACAGAAACTGTATTCAGATTCGTCCGACCTGATGGGAAGATGAAAAATATAATGATTAAGGCTACGCCAATAATAAAGGAAGATGGTTTCCTGAACGGTTTTGTCGGAACAATAGAAGACATAACCGAAAGGAAAAAAAATGAATCGGAAAGAGAACATCTTCTTTATGAAATCAGTCAGAAGAATACTGAGCTTGAGGGAATTGTTTACGCGGCGTCCCATGATCTCAGAGCGCCATTGGTAAATATTCAGGGATTCAGTATTAGAATTGAAAAACTTACGGACGAGCTTTCCCGTCTGATAAAAATAGAATCAGATAAAGAAAAATGTATTGAGATAATTGAATCAAAAATTCCTAATGCGACCAATTATATAAAAATAAGTGCATCAAAAATGGACACGCTTATAAAAGGTTTGTTGCAGGTCGCAAGAATTGGAAGGCGTCCACTGATTTCAGAGACTATAGACATGAATGTCATGATAGAGAATATATTGCAGACAATGGCATTTCAGATCCAGGAATCAGGGGCTAAAATCACCTGTCATAAGCTTCCTGAGTGTAAAGGAGATATATCCCAGCTTAATCAAGCTTTCTCAAACATTATTGATAATGCTTTGAAATATCAGAATCCTGAAAAAAAGCTTGAAATAATTATTTCAGGTTTCAGAAAAGAAGACAAAAATATTTATACTGTTGAAGACACCGGAATTGGAATAAGTGAAGGCCAGAAGGATAAAATATGGACCATGTTTTACAGATTGTCGCCGTCAGGACCAGTATCCGGAGAGGGCTTAGGGCTTACAGTTGTTAAAAAAATAATTGAGATGCACGGAGGAAAGGTCTGGGCGGAGCCTGGTAAGGATGGTTCTATATTTTTTATTGAACTGAAGGGCGCATATTGA
- a CDS encoding tRNA dihydrouridine synthase: protein MFFYLAPIQGITDSSFRNIYCSSFAGIDCCMAPFVSAVAEEKVSRKLFKDILPENNAGNKVIPQILGNSATSIIGTANAMKELGYEEANLNLGCPYPMVTKKNRGAGLLRDTDNLDRLLDDIFTKINIRLSIKTRIGFENPSEILKLVEIYNRYPMSELIIHPRVASQMYSGRASIDAFIKVVELSGHKLVYNGDICGRSFFNDLKIKIPDIDRWMIGRAAISNPFLPEMILNNSPVPENAQKRFFRFHDELYTAYSEKFHGPAHLLDKMKGLWRYFCISLKNGSEICKKINKLKNITQYIETLKDLKSSGVDFIELNSPLHLK from the coding sequence TTGTTTTTTTATCTTGCGCCTATACAAGGCATTACTGACAGTAGTTTCAGGAATATTTACTGCTCCAGCTTCGCTGGTATTGATTGCTGCATGGCACCTTTTGTGAGTGCTGTCGCTGAGGAAAAAGTCAGCAGAAAACTTTTTAAGGATATTCTTCCTGAAAACAACGCAGGGAACAAGGTGATCCCACAGATACTTGGTAATTCAGCCACATCTATCATCGGAACGGCTAATGCCATGAAGGAATTGGGTTATGAAGAAGCTAACCTTAACCTTGGCTGCCCATATCCCATGGTTACTAAAAAAAACCGGGGAGCAGGTCTTCTGAGGGATACTGACAATCTTGACCGGCTTCTTGATGATATTTTTACGAAAATTAATATCCGTCTTTCCATAAAAACCAGGATAGGTTTTGAAAATCCCTCTGAAATACTTAAGCTTGTAGAAATTTATAATCGTTATCCAATGTCAGAACTTATAATTCATCCGAGGGTAGCAAGTCAGATGTACTCGGGCAGGGCAAGCATTGATGCCTTTATTAAGGTTGTTGAGCTTTCCGGTCACAAGCTTGTTTATAATGGAGACATCTGCGGTCGTTCTTTTTTCAATGATCTCAAAATCAAAATTCCTGATATTGACAGATGGATGATCGGACGAGCAGCCATATCCAATCCTTTTCTCCCAGAAATGATCCTGAATAATTCGCCTGTTCCTGAAAACGCCCAAAAAAGATTTTTCAGATTTCATGATGAGCTTTACACGGCTTACAGTGAAAAATTTCATGGGCCGGCTCATCTACTGGACAAAATGAAGGGTTTATGGAGATATTTCTGCATTTCATTAAAAAACGGTTCGGAGATATGTAAAAAAATCAATAAACTGAAAAATATCACCCAATATATTGAAACTTTGAAAGACCTGAAAAGTTCAGGAGTTGATTTTATTGAACTTAACTCTCCACTGCATTTAAAATAG